One segment of Anomalospiza imberbis isolate Cuckoo-Finch-1a 21T00152 chromosome 2, ASM3175350v1, whole genome shotgun sequence DNA contains the following:
- the MORC3 gene encoding MORC family CW-type zinc finger protein 3, which produces MAAKTQGGIRLSALSPKFLHTNSTSHTWPFSAIAELIDNAYDPDVSAKQIWIDKTVINDNICLTFTDNGNGMNSEKLHKMLSFGFSEKSMMNGRVPVGLYGNGFKSGSMRLGKDAIVFTKNGDTMSVGLLSQTYLEVTKAEHVMVPIVTFTNQRQISDPAESKNSLKAILTHSLFSTEEKLLAELDAIIGEKGTRIIIWNLRKDKNNRPEFDFDKDKYDIRIPEDLDETGKRGYKKQERLDQIVPESDYSLRAYCSILYLKPTMQIILRGQKVKTQLVSKSLAFIERDIYRPKFLNAKTVRITFGFNCRNKDHYGIMMYHKNRLIKAYERVGCQLKANNMGVGVVGIIECNFLKPTHNKQDFDYTNEYRLTIAALGEKLNDYWNEMKTKKNEEYPLALPVEEIQKQPDQTWVQCDACLKWRKLPDGIEHLPEKWYCSLNPDPQFRNCNVPEEPEDDDLIHPTYEKTYKKKDREKLKRRVEYSHQMNNEIFLKTSVSSSKDFKTFSTPNAKEALPRLLIPKSSDASVRRSLPILIKVSSPHLDADSSLKRRTQSCATPVSLKTPRLSDKTFSSHEEEDDDEDVIILEESSTPKPSADPDVPVVKTECINLDQEEKQKEDSPVGEPCSATTSEAKNEQLSSATQTELPKLVVKKEEVEDIPVQIPGAGMEKEQHKVNGVPETSVEMENELKNQLQLLNTEKEMYQSKCEALTKQVETVEQQLLEMNNKYVKKEMCHQATQTVPSCGEGNADGRSLAEVTALYEQALGEIAMLKEQCSTLQNLKTECSKCADGESKSEVDEMAVQLDDVFRQLDKCTTERDRYKSQIEVLEVEKNQMACQCEELKAELAQLKASIPQAVARANDSTTSNVEDSVNFSDGESLKLRSLRVNVGQLLATIMPDLDLQQVNYDIDVVDEILGQVVEQMHEISST; this is translated from the exons ATGGCGGCGAAAACACAGGGCGGGATCCGCCTGAGCGCG CTGTCCCCAAAGTTCTTGCACACCAACTCCACCAGTCACACCTGGCCCTTCAGTGCAATTGCAGAACTCATAG ATAATGCCTATGATCCAGATGTGAGTGCCAAACAGATCTGGATCGACAAAACCGTCATCAACGACAACATCTGCCTGACGTTCACCGATAACGGCAACGGCATGAACTCCGAGAAGCTGCACAAAATGCTCAG CTTCGGTTTCAGCGAGAAGTCGATGATGAACGGCCGCGTTCCCGTGGGGCTCTACGGGAACGGCTTCAAGTCGGGATCCATGCGCCTGGGCAAGGACGCCATCGTCTTCACCAAGAACGGGGACACCATGAGCGTGGGGCTGCTGTCCCAGACTTACCTGGAAGTCACCAAAGCAGAGCATGTCATGGTTCCCATCGTGACATTCACCAACCA ACGGCAGATCAGTGATCCAGCAGAATCCAAGAACAGCCTCAAGGCCATCCTGACACATTCCTTGTTCTCTACTGAGGAGAAATTACTGGCAGAGCTGGATGCCATCATAGGGGAAAAAGGCACCAGGATCATCATTTGGAATCTTAGAAA AGATAAAAACAACAGACCAGAATTTGACTTTGACAAGGATAAATATGACATCAGAATTCCAGAAGATTTGGATGAAACAGGCAAAAGAGGCTACAAAAAACAGGAGAGACTGGACCAGATTGTTCCAGAAAGTGATTACTCCCTAAGA GCTTACTGCAGTATTTTGTACCTGAAGCCAACCATGCAGATCATCCTCAGAGGACAGAAGGTGAAAACACAGCTGGTTTCCAAAAGTTTGGCCTTCATTGAGAGGGATATTTACAGACCCAAATTTCTCAAT GCCAAAACAGTCAGAATTACTTTTGGATTTAACTGCAGGAACAAAGATCATTATGGAATAATGATGTACCACAAAAACAGACTCATCAAAGCTTATGAAAGAGTTGGCTGTCAGCTAAAG GCAAACAACATGGGTGTGGGTGTTGTTGGGATTATTGAATGCAACTTCCTAAAACCAACTCACAACAAACAAGATTTTGACTACACCAATGAATACAG ACTCACGATAGCAGCACTGGGAGAAAAGCTCAACGATTACTGGAACGAGATGAAAACCAAGAAGAACGAGGAATATCCCTTAGCCCTGCCCGTCGAGGAGATCCA GAAACAGCCTGACCAGACGTGGGTGCAGTGTGACGCGTGCCTCAAGTGGCGGAAGCTCCCGGACGGAATCGAGCACTTGCCGGAGAAGTGGTACTGCTCCCTCAACCCTGACCCCCAGTTCCG GAATTGTAACGTGCCAGAAGAACCAGAGGATGACGACTTAATACACCCCACGTACGAGAAAACCTACAAGAAAAA ggacagggaaaaaCTGAAGAGGCGAGTGGAGTACAGCCACCAG atgaataatgaaatatttttaaaaacatctgtTTCTTCAAGTAAAGACTTCAAAACATTCTCAACTCCGAATGCAAAGGAAGCTCTTCCAAGGTTACTTATACCAAAATCATCAGATGCTTCTGTTAGAAGATCTCTGCCTATTTTAATTAAAGTATCTTCCCCTCATTTGGATGCTGATAGCAG TCTCAAAAGGAGGACGCAGAGCTGTGCGACACCCGTGTCCCTAAAGACACCTCGGCTCAGTGACAAAACTTTCAGCAGCCAcgaggaggaggatgatgatgaagaTGTCATCATTTTAGAGGAGAGCAGCACTCCAAAGCCTTCAGCAGATCCTGATGTTCCTGTGGTAAAAACAGAATGTATCAATTTGGATCaggaggagaagcagaaggaagACTCTCCTGTGGGGGAACCTTGCAGTGCAACCACTTCAGAGGCAAAAAATGAGCAGCTGAGCTCAGCAACACAGACAGAGCTCCCAAAGCTGGTGGTGAAAAAGGAGGAGGTGGAAGACATCCCAGTCCAGATtcctggggcagggatggaaaaGGAACAGCACAAGGTCAATGGAGTTCCTGAGACATCTGTAGAGATGGAAAATGAACTGAAAAATCAGCTGCAGTTAttgaacacagaaaaagaaatgtaccAAAGCAAATGCGAAGCGTTAACCAAACAGGTGGAAACAGTGGAACAGCAGCTTTTGGAGATGAATaataaatatgtgaaaaagGAAATGTGCCATCAGGCAACGCAAACAGTTCCCTCCTGTGGAGAAGGGAACGCTGACGGGAGGAGCTTGGCCGAGGTGACAGCTCTCTATGAGCAGGCCCTGGGGGAAATAGCAATGCTCAAGGAGCAGTGCAGCACCCTGCAGAACCTAAAGACTGAGTGCAGCAAATGTGCTGATGGAGAGAGCAAGAGTGAGGTGGATGAGATGGCAGTGCAGCTGGATGATGTTTTCAGGCAGCTGGACAAGTGCACCACCGAGAGAGACAGATACAAAAGCCAG ATTGAAGTCCTAGAAGTGGAGAAGAACCAAATGGCCTGTCAGTGTGAGGAGCTCAAGGCAGAGCTGGCTCAGTTAAAAGCTTCAATCCCGCAGGCTGTAGCACGTGCAAATGATTCTACCACCAGTAATGTAGAAGACTCTGTAAATTTTTCTGATGGAGAAAG CCTGAAGCTCCGCTCTCTCCGAGTGAACGtgggacagctcctggccaCCATCATGCCCGACCTGGACCTGCAGCAAGTGAATTATGACATCGATGTGGTGGATGAAATCTTAGGGCAAGTGGTAGAACAAATGCATGAAATCAGCAGTACTTAA